The Acidobacteriota bacterium genome has a segment encoding these proteins:
- a CDS encoding amidohydrolase family protein, translating to LELLIRGYTINGAYQLRMEDEIGSIETGKLADLVVLDENLFEMDPYDIYTIEPAAVMMEGELLHGALP from the coding sequence ACCTTGAGCTGCTGATTCGCGGCTACACGATCAACGGCGCCTACCAGCTCCGAATGGAAGATGAGATCGGCTCGATCGAGACCGGCAAGCTGGCGGATCTCGTCGTGCTCGACGAGAACCTCTTTGAGATGGACCCCTACGACATCTATACGATCGAGCCCGCGGCGGTGATGATGGAGGGCGAGCTCCTGCACGGCGCCCTGCCCTGA
- a CDS encoding S24/S26 family peptidase: MSDSLEAIRKFLLDGGASECMLTVEGRSMAPALLPGDEILVRRVAEETLRLGDVVVFYLDGWKLPCTHRLIWKRSRGGKTRYYTKGDALPHAECFEADAFVGRVERALRGGEAIRENPLAAKIRALLGCALYLLFKARRRLDR; the protein is encoded by the coding sequence ATGAGCGACTCTCTCGAAGCGATACGGAAATTCCTCCTCGACGGCGGCGCGTCCGAATGCATGCTCACCGTCGAGGGGCGCAGCATGGCGCCCGCGCTGCTTCCGGGGGACGAGATTCTCGTCCGCCGCGTCGCGGAGGAAACGCTCCGCCTGGGCGACGTCGTCGTGTTCTACCTCGACGGCTGGAAATTGCCGTGCACGCACCGGCTGATCTGGAAGCGGAGCCGCGGGGGAAAGACCCGCTACTACACGAAGGGCGACGCGCTGCCCCACGCGGAGTGCTTCGAGGCGGACGCCTTCGTAGGCCGCGTGGAGCGGGCGCTGCGCGGGGGCGAGGCGATTCGCGAAAATCCCCTCGCCGCCAAAATCCGCGCGCTCCTGGGCTGCGCGCTATACCTCCTGTTCAAGGCGCGGCGCCGACTCGACCGCTAG
- a CDS encoding sigma-70 family RNA polymerase sigma factor — protein sequence MVKKFGPRLYRLARRFAATHEEADEILQETFLRAHTHRRELRDPDRLLAWLRRIAANTALNFIRKEKRLRLVSLDDAPPSAAASTAPDSVHADSGKVRALVSRLPPRQREALLLWLDEMTYGDIAEAMDCSVGAAKAHVHAAVGSLRKMLRVEPP from the coding sequence ATGGTGAAAAAATTCGGGCCGCGGCTTTACCGCCTCGCGCGCCGCTTCGCCGCGACGCACGAGGAGGCGGACGAGATTCTCCAGGAAACCTTCCTGCGCGCCCACACCCACCGCCGCGAGCTGCGCGACCCGGACCGCCTTCTCGCGTGGCTGCGGCGCATCGCCGCTAACACGGCGCTCAACTTCATCCGCAAGGAGAAGCGGCTGCGGCTCGTTTCCCTCGATGACGCGCCTCCCTCCGCCGCCGCTTCCACTGCGCCCGACTCCGTCCACGCCGACTCGGGGAAGGTGCGCGCGCTCGTGAGCCGCCTGCCGCCCCGCCAGCGCGAGGCGCTTCTCCTGTGGCTCGACGAGATGACCTACGGCGACATCGCCGAGGCCATGGACTGCTCGGTGGGCGCCGCCAAGGCGCACGTCCATGCGGCCGTCGGGAGCCTGCGGAAGATGCTCCGGGTCGAGCCTCCGTAA
- a CDS encoding dihydroorotase yields the protein MKALLVRGGRVVDPANERDEVCDVLVEKGKVARVAKSIKAPAGCKVFDAKGRIVAPGFFDMHTHLREPGFEYKETIETGSRAAAEGGFASVACMANTEPPNDNQNVTRFIRERAAEAGLVNVFPIGAVSKGLRGEELAEFGDMAGEGIVAVSDDGIPVADAELMRRALEYAKLFDFPVINHAEEPSLSGDGDIHEGEISTLLGLRGIPGAAEDAMVARDVYLAELTGSRLHVPHLSTREAVRIVREAKARGVRVSCEVAPHHLVLSDEACKAFDTNTKMKPPLRPKADVEALKEALADGTVDAVATDHAPHHWDEKSLEFPLAPFGIVGLETAVSLMADRFVRAGLLTWTRLVELLSENPARILNQRSKGHLSPGADADVTVIDPEVRVTVDASAFRSRSRNSPFDGWKLKGAPCATIVSGRVVYERPS from the coding sequence ATGAAAGCCCTGCTTGTGCGCGGCGGCCGCGTCGTGGATCCCGCCAACGAGCGGGACGAGGTGTGCGACGTTCTCGTTGAGAAGGGCAAGGTGGCGCGCGTCGCAAAGAGCATAAAGGCGCCCGCGGGGTGCAAGGTCTTCGACGCGAAGGGGCGCATCGTCGCGCCGGGGTTTTTCGACATGCACACGCACCTGCGCGAGCCGGGCTTCGAGTACAAGGAGACTATCGAGACGGGAAGCCGGGCGGCCGCCGAAGGTGGCTTCGCCTCCGTCGCCTGCATGGCCAACACCGAGCCCCCCAACGACAACCAGAACGTGACGCGTTTCATCCGCGAGCGGGCCGCCGAGGCGGGGCTCGTGAACGTCTTCCCCATCGGCGCCGTCTCGAAGGGGCTGCGCGGCGAGGAGCTCGCCGAGTTCGGCGACATGGCCGGGGAGGGCATCGTGGCCGTCTCCGACGACGGCATTCCCGTCGCCGACGCCGAGCTGATGCGCCGCGCCCTGGAATACGCGAAACTGTTTGACTTCCCCGTCATCAACCACGCCGAGGAGCCTTCCCTGAGCGGTGACGGTGACATCCATGAAGGGGAAATCTCGACCCTGCTCGGGCTGCGCGGAATACCCGGCGCGGCGGAGGACGCGATGGTGGCGCGCGACGTGTACCTGGCGGAGCTCACTGGCTCGCGCCTCCATGTGCCCCACCTCTCCACCCGCGAGGCCGTCCGCATCGTTCGCGAGGCCAAGGCGCGCGGCGTCCGCGTGAGCTGCGAGGTCGCGCCGCACCACCTTGTCCTGAGCGACGAGGCCTGCAAGGCGTTCGACACGAACACCAAGATGAAGCCGCCGCTTCGCCCGAAGGCCGACGTGGAGGCGCTCAAGGAAGCGCTCGCGGACGGCACCGTTGACGCCGTGGCCACCGACCATGCCCCGCACCACTGGGACGAGAAATCACTCGAATTCCCTCTCGCGCCCTTCGGGATCGTGGGACTGGAAACCGCCGTCTCGCTCATGGCGGACCGCTTCGTCCGCGCGGGGCTGCTTACGTGGACGCGCCTCGTGGAGCTGCTTTCCGAAAACCCGGCACGCATCCTCAACCAGCGGAGCAAGGGGCATCTTTCTCCCGGCGCGGACGCGGACGTGACCGTGATCGACCCCGAGGTCCGGGTCACGGTGGACGCGTCCGCCTTCCGCTCGCGCAGCCGCAACTCTCCCTTCGACGGCTGGAAGCTGAAGGGCGCACCGTGCGCGACGATCGTCTCGGGGCGCGTGGTGTACGAGCGGCCGTCGTAG
- a CDS encoding GNAT family N-acetyltransferase, with protein MRALKETPWGRAHWRAPALRAEGGVAATMFLYDFTFALENARVRVCAIASFGVRRDLRGRGIGRRLMEEAHGLLAREGYDAALLYSLIDPGYYERLGYTVLPTQHLEAGMDGWREAGPRSRTPSGIRPYEPRDFPSVRNLYNTHVSAQRMACLREDDYWEFDIMRERLLHEMFSRKNHPWAFLVGEREGRVVSYLRTRFTGDDTLRVLEYGFEAGAKEDVTAMLRFLMERLEREGVSRLRGKVPSRFVNLCPARQFRWEEKRLVMVRPIRENFLLPPFAHPDEYFHWTIDLL; from the coding sequence ATGCGCGCGCTGAAAGAAACGCCGTGGGGCCGCGCGCATTGGCGCGCGCCGGCGCTTCGGGCGGAAGGGGGCGTGGCGGCCACGATGTTTTTGTACGACTTCACGTTCGCTCTCGAGAACGCGCGCGTCCGCGTGTGCGCCATCGCTTCCTTCGGCGTGCGCCGGGACCTCCGGGGCCGGGGCATCGGCCGCCGCCTGATGGAGGAGGCGCACGGCCTTCTCGCAAGGGAGGGCTACGACGCGGCGCTTCTTTATTCTCTCATCGACCCCGGCTACTACGAGCGCCTGGGCTACACGGTGCTTCCCACGCAACACCTCGAAGCCGGGATGGACGGCTGGCGCGAGGCCGGCCCCCGGAGCCGGACGCCGTCTGGCATCCGCCCCTACGAGCCGCGTGATTTCCCCTCCGTCCGCAATCTTTACAACACCCACGTCAGCGCGCAGCGCATGGCATGCCTGCGCGAGGATGATTACTGGGAATTCGACATCATGAGGGAGCGTCTGCTTCATGAGATGTTTTCAAGAAAAAACCATCCGTGGGCGTTTCTCGTGGGCGAGCGGGAGGGGCGCGTCGTTTCGTACCTGCGCACCCGCTTCACGGGCGACGACACGCTCCGCGTTCTCGAATACGGCTTCGAGGCGGGCGCGAAAGAGGACGTCACCGCCATGCTGCGCTTTCTGATGGAGCGGCTCGAGCGGGAGGGCGTCTCGCGCTTGAGGGGAAAGGTTCCGTCGCGCTTCGTCAACCTGTGCCCCGCCCGTCAATTTCGGTGGGAGGAGAAACGCCTCGTGATGGTGCGTCCCATCAGGGAAAATTTTTTGCTCCCCCCGTTTGCGCATCCGGACGAATACTTTCACTGGACGATCGACCTCCTCTGA
- a CDS encoding BamA/TamA family outer membrane protein, whose translation MTKWLGCAAAATLLMGGLAWAQGAPQGKEVGRRHSQAEMDALAREQTVRIGSIRVEGTRRTRDRILLQELSFHTGDAYDAAAVEESRHLIQNLDIFQFVRFEFEPTARVSVYDLVIVARDRWSLLPDVLLTRKSSGRTEIGLQLKEYNLLGLNQKLEVEAAHVGAQDFDVTLGWEGRVIFEEPRIFGTYYAFGASVGKRRDFEQIFSDEVLLAEYGIERDVAEVSVGRRFLQRHHLRGKLRYQDIRYELFSGGPPREARSIFGVGKSYFWDRSNVHPWFVRSGFTLRLEGSVHSTRLGSDVSGTVGSARFLRYARLGEYGNAVFRAEARRLFAGDFDTFASSVGGSGSLRGYEEGQYRGRDAWLATAEARLPLGRPVWRERLLWGLAAFVDVGDASFRSLARPDDWKIGAGGGLRLYAQRIVDGILRLDAAYGFDIHDWKILADVGRAF comes from the coding sequence ATGACGAAGTGGCTGGGGTGCGCGGCGGCGGCGACGCTGCTCATGGGCGGCTTGGCGTGGGCGCAGGGGGCGCCTCAGGGTAAAGAAGTCGGACGGCGGCATAGCCAGGCCGAGATGGACGCGCTGGCGCGGGAGCAGACGGTGCGGATCGGCTCGATTCGCGTAGAGGGCACGCGCCGCACGCGCGACCGTATTCTTCTGCAGGAGCTTTCGTTTCACACCGGCGACGCCTACGACGCGGCCGCCGTCGAGGAGAGCCGCCATCTCATTCAGAATCTGGACATTTTCCAGTTCGTGCGCTTCGAGTTCGAGCCAACCGCGCGCGTCTCCGTCTACGACCTTGTCATCGTGGCGCGCGACCGCTGGAGCCTCCTGCCCGACGTGCTCCTGACGCGCAAGTCCTCGGGGCGCACGGAGATCGGCCTGCAGCTAAAGGAATACAATTTGCTCGGACTCAACCAGAAGCTTGAGGTCGAGGCCGCGCACGTCGGCGCCCAGGACTTCGACGTCACCTTGGGATGGGAGGGCCGGGTCATTTTCGAGGAGCCCCGCATCTTCGGCACCTACTACGCCTTCGGCGCCTCGGTAGGAAAACGGCGTGATTTCGAGCAAATTTTCTCGGATGAGGTGCTCTTGGCGGAATACGGCATCGAGCGCGATGTTGCCGAGGTCTCCGTGGGCCGGCGCTTTCTTCAGCGTCATCATCTCCGGGGAAAACTTCGCTACCAGGATATCCGCTATGAGCTTTTTTCGGGCGGGCCGCCGCGCGAGGCGCGAAGCATTTTCGGCGTCGGAAAGAGCTATTTCTGGGATAGATCAAACGTTCATCCCTGGTTCGTGCGCTCGGGCTTCACGCTCCGTCTCGAAGGCTCCGTGCACAGCACGCGCCTTGGCTCGGATGTTTCGGGCACGGTCGGGAGCGCGCGGTTTCTTCGCTATGCGCGCCTCGGCGAGTACGGAAACGCCGTTTTTCGCGCCGAGGCGCGGCGCCTTTTCGCGGGCGATTTCGACACCTTTGCCTCATCCGTCGGCGGCTCGGGCAGCCTGCGCGGCTACGAGGAGGGCCAATACCGCGGGCGCGACGCCTGGTTAGCGACTGCCGAGGCACGCCTTCCGCTCGGGCGGCCAGTGTGGCGCGAGCGCCTCCTGTGGGGCCTCGCCGCTTTCGTGGACGTGGGCGACGCCTCGTTCCGAAGCCTCGCGCGGCCGGACGATTGGAAAATCGGCGCCGGCGGGGGCCTGCGCCTCTACGCCCAGCGCATAGTTGACGGCATCCTGCGCCTCGACGCGGCCTACGGCTTTGACATTCACGACTGGAAAATCCTGGCGGACGTGGGACGGGCGTTCTAA